From Domibacillus sp. DTU_2020_1001157_1_SI_ALB_TIR_016, a single genomic window includes:
- the fliY gene encoding flagellar motor switch phosphatase FliY gives MMSDDMLSQEEIDALLRGGDSDDTEESATLEATKNVEEYLDAFEQDTLGEIGNISFGSSATALSSLLNQKVEITTPTVSVVEKSRLKDEFPHPYAAIEVQYTEGFAGANLLVIHQNDAAIIADLMLGGSGAGIAPDLGELQLSAVQEAMNQMMGSAATSMSTIFNKRVDISPPSISLLNLHEGEGEETIPEQELLVKISFRLTVGDLIDSNIMQLIPLQFGKQLVTELMNPVPQEAAPPPIQQAPVTKPAAAQAPPPPAELPSMPARPSQEPVYMGQNAGRQASEAKVETAVFSSFQSPQLGDQEARNLNMLFDIPLQVTVELGRTNRNVKDILELTSGSIIELDKLAGEPVDVLVNNRLIARGEVVVIEENFGVRITNIASPADRLKNLN, from the coding sequence ATGATGAGTGATGATATGCTCTCACAAGAAGAAATTGATGCATTGTTAAGAGGCGGAGACAGCGATGATACAGAAGAAAGCGCAACGCTTGAAGCCACTAAAAATGTAGAAGAATATTTAGACGCATTCGAACAAGATACGCTTGGTGAAATCGGCAATATCTCATTCGGCAGCTCAGCAACGGCTCTTTCAAGCCTGCTGAACCAAAAAGTAGAGATTACAACACCTACCGTATCAGTTGTAGAAAAAAGCCGGTTAAAAGATGAGTTTCCACATCCGTATGCGGCGATTGAGGTTCAATACACCGAAGGATTTGCCGGGGCAAATTTACTTGTAATTCATCAAAATGATGCGGCTATTATTGCCGATTTAATGCTTGGTGGAAGTGGAGCAGGCATAGCGCCTGATTTAGGAGAGCTGCAGCTAAGTGCCGTGCAGGAAGCGATGAACCAAATGATGGGTTCAGCTGCTACTTCCATGTCAACTATTTTCAATAAAAGGGTGGATATCTCCCCGCCGTCGATTTCTCTTTTAAATTTACATGAGGGAGAGGGAGAGGAGACGATTCCAGAGCAAGAGCTGCTCGTTAAAATATCGTTCCGCTTAACAGTGGGGGACCTGATTGATTCAAATATTATGCAGCTGATCCCGCTTCAATTCGGGAAGCAGCTTGTCACAGAGCTGATGAATCCAGTGCCGCAGGAAGCAGCACCGCCGCCGATTCAGCAGGCTCCGGTAACGAAACCGGCTGCTGCCCAGGCGCCACCGCCGCCTGCGGAGCTCCCGTCTATGCCGGCGAGACCATCTCAGGAACCGGTTTATATGGGCCAGAATGCAGGCAGACAAGCTTCTGAGGCAAAAGTTGAAACGGCCGTTTTTTCTTCGTTTCAGTCACCTCAGCTTGGAGATCAGGAAGCGCGCAACTTAAATATGCTGTTTGATATCCCGCTTCAGGTAACGGTCGAGCTTGGCCGTACAAACCGAAACGTGAAAGATATTTTAGAATTAACATCCGGTTCTATTATTGAACTGGATAAATTGGCTGGAGAGCCAGTTGATGTACTTGTTAACAACCGTTTGATCGCCAGAGGCGAAGTGGTTGTAATAGAAGAAAACTTCGGCGTCCGGATTACAAATATTGCAAGTCCGGCTGACCGATTAAAAAATTTAAATTAA
- the fliM gene encoding flagellar motor switch protein FliM, whose protein sequence is MSGEILSQNEIDALLSALSTGEMNADELKKEEAEKKVKVYDFKRALRFSKDQIRSLTRMHDNFARILTTFFAAQLRTYVQLEVVSADQIPYGEFISSIPNRTILNVFEVPPLEGRILMEVNPNVAYAMLDRLLGGRGVSVNKVENLTEIETRIMSNMFDHAFENYREAWSNVVEIDPIATDFEVNPQFLQMVSQNETVVVISLNTTIGETTGMINICIPHVVLEPIIPKLSVHYWMQNPDKKERSPQEAQNLDSRIKKASLPVIAELGQTAITIEEFLTMTEGDVISLNTVVGDALTIKVGNVPKFSAQPGRVNRKLAVQVLDYVKGGEDDDE, encoded by the coding sequence TTGTCAGGAGAAATCTTGTCTCAAAATGAAATTGATGCCCTCTTGTCTGCTTTGTCAACGGGGGAAATGAATGCGGATGAGTTAAAGAAAGAAGAAGCAGAAAAGAAAGTAAAGGTATATGATTTTAAACGTGCCTTGCGGTTTTCAAAAGACCAGATTCGAAGTTTAACAAGAATGCATGATAACTTTGCCCGGATTTTGACGACATTTTTTGCGGCACAGCTTCGTACGTACGTGCAGCTTGAAGTGGTATCTGCTGATCAAATTCCTTACGGAGAGTTTATCAGCTCGATTCCAAACCGGACGATTTTAAATGTATTTGAAGTTCCGCCGCTTGAGGGACGGATCCTAATGGAAGTAAATCCGAACGTCGCTTATGCGATGCTGGACCGTCTTCTCGGCGGACGGGGTGTAAGTGTCAATAAAGTAGAAAATTTAACAGAAATTGAAACGCGGATCATGTCGAACATGTTTGATCATGCTTTTGAAAATTACCGAGAAGCATGGTCTAATGTTGTAGAAATCGATCCAATCGCTACTGATTTTGAAGTGAATCCACAATTTTTGCAAATGGTTTCTCAAAACGAAACCGTCGTAGTGATCTCGTTAAATACAACGATTGGGGAAACAACAGGCATGATCAACATTTGTATTCCGCATGTTGTCTTGGAACCTATTATTCCAAAGCTTTCTGTACACTACTGGATGCAAAATCCTGACAAAAAAGAACGCAGCCCACAGGAAGCGCAAAATTTGGACAGTCGGATCAAAAAAGCTTCCCTGCCGGTTATCGCAGAGCTTGGCCAAACGGCTATCACGATTGAAGAGTTCTTAACGATGACAGAAGGAGATGTGATCAGCTTAAATACAGTAGTTGGCGACGCACTTACGATAAAAGTAGGGAATGTACCGAAATTTTCAGCACAGCCCGGGCGTGTAAACCGCAAACTGGCTGTTCAGGTGCTTGATTATGTGAAAGGAGGGGAAGATGATGATGAGTGA
- the fliR gene encoding flagellar biosynthetic protein FliR — MTELMPDPSLFLLVLVRISAFFVTMPLFSYRTIPAQHRAAFSLVLAWTMYYTIDAAPIEINGEYILLILKEAMVGLLIGMSGFIVLSAIQIAGGFIDFQMGFAIANVIDPQTGVQSPLMGQYLYMFSLLMLLALNGHHLILDGIFYSYQLIPVNELTFPFGSQETAHYMARTFSSVFVIAFQMSMPVVAVLFLTDVMLGVVARTVPQLNIFVVGFPLKIGAAFAVMFIVMGVIFTLVRQLFQMMLLTMRDLMTIFGGG; from the coding sequence ATGACAGAATTAATGCCAGATCCATCTCTTTTTTTGCTTGTCCTTGTTCGTATATCGGCTTTTTTTGTGACCATGCCGTTGTTTTCATATCGGACCATTCCCGCACAGCACCGGGCTGCTTTTTCGTTAGTGCTTGCCTGGACGATGTATTACACGATCGATGCCGCACCCATTGAAATCAATGGGGAATATATTTTGCTTATTTTAAAAGAAGCTATGGTAGGTCTTTTAATTGGTATGTCCGGATTTATCGTTTTATCGGCTATTCAAATTGCCGGCGGCTTTATTGATTTTCAAATGGGTTTTGCGATTGCAAATGTTATTGACCCGCAGACGGGGGTTCAAAGTCCGCTGATGGGCCAATATTTATACATGTTTTCGTTATTGATGCTACTTGCCTTAAATGGGCATCACCTTATTTTAGATGGCATTTTCTACAGCTACCAGCTCATCCCGGTCAACGAGCTCACTTTTCCATTTGGCAGTCAGGAAACGGCTCATTATATGGCGAGAACGTTCAGCAGTGTATTTGTGATCGCTTTTCAAATGTCAATGCCTGTAGTAGCCGTTTTATTTTTAACGGATGTGATGCTTGGTGTGGTAGCACGAACCGTGCCGCAGCTAAACATCTTCGTAGTGGGCTTTCCATTGAAAATTGGGGCGGCTTTTGCGGTTATGTTTATTGTAATGGGTGTGATTTTTACGCTTGTTCGTCAGTTGTTTCAAATGATGCTTCTCACTATGCGGGATTTAATGACGATTTTTGGAGGCGGATAA
- the flhB gene encoding flagellar biosynthesis protein FlhB, whose protein sequence is MLKLDLQFFAGEKTEKATPKKKQDSRKKGQVTKSQDLNTAVSLLVLFGFLSLFAASMGRNIFHMFKHSLQTYMMMEVTEANLKTIVFEIMEQGLMIVGPFMAAAVAAGVVANYAQVGWLVTGEPIKPKLDKLDPIKGFKRIFSMRAIVELLKSILKIGFVGTAAFVILWSNMDEVLKLALKPIQDTLPFVGSITVQMGLAAAAALLVLGVLDYFYQKYDFEKSLRMSKQDIKDEHKNSEGDPLIKSKIRQTQREMAMRRMMQEVPNADVVITNPTHYAIALKYDESKRDAPYVVAKGTDYLAQKIKFVAKENDVMMVENRPLARALHDQTEIGDSVPEEFFKAIAEILAYVYRIKNKL, encoded by the coding sequence GTGCTTAAATTAGATTTGCAATTTTTTGCAGGTGAAAAAACAGAAAAAGCCACGCCGAAAAAAAAGCAGGATTCCCGTAAAAAAGGCCAGGTTACAAAAAGTCAGGACTTAAACACAGCGGTCAGCCTGCTCGTTCTGTTCGGTTTTTTATCGCTGTTTGCTGCTTCAATGGGCAGAAACATTTTTCATATGTTTAAACATTCGCTTCAAACTTACATGATGATGGAAGTAACGGAAGCGAACTTAAAAACGATTGTATTTGAAATTATGGAACAAGGTTTAATGATTGTCGGTCCATTTATGGCAGCGGCAGTGGCGGCGGGAGTCGTCGCCAATTATGCTCAGGTAGGATGGCTGGTTACAGGCGAGCCTATTAAACCAAAGCTTGACAAGCTGGATCCGATCAAAGGATTTAAACGAATTTTTTCGATGCGGGCGATTGTAGAGTTGTTAAAATCAATATTGAAAATTGGTTTTGTCGGTACGGCCGCTTTTGTTATTTTGTGGTCAAATATGGATGAAGTGTTGAAGCTGGCCCTAAAGCCTATTCAAGATACGCTTCCGTTTGTCGGTTCTATTACCGTGCAAATGGGTTTAGCCGCCGCCGCCGCATTACTCGTTTTAGGGGTTTTGGATTACTTTTACCAAAAGTATGATTTCGAAAAAAGCCTGCGTATGTCCAAGCAGGATATAAAAGATGAGCATAAAAACTCAGAAGGTGACCCGCTCATTAAATCAAAAATCCGCCAGACGCAAAGAGAAATGGCTATGCGCCGAATGATGCAGGAAGTGCCGAATGCAGACGTCGTGATCACCAACCCGACTCACTACGCCATTGCGCTAAAGTATGATGAATCCAAAAGGGATGCGCCGTATGTAGTGGCCAAAGGCACAGATTATCTAGCGCAAAAAATTAAATTTGTGGCTAAAGAAAATGACGTCATGATGGTTGAAAACCGGCCGCTTGCACGGGCTCTTCATGATCAAACGGAAATAGGTGATTCAGTACCGGAAGAATTCTTTAAAGCCATTGCTGAAATTCTAGCATACGTATATCGAATAAAAAATAAATTGTAA
- a CDS encoding flagellar FlbD family protein, translating to MITVTKLNGKPFSLNAIYIETVESFPDTTITLTNGRKYVVLEPHEQVRADIESFYARISLLGKVKAEEEQDGE from the coding sequence ATGATTACTGTAACAAAACTGAACGGCAAGCCGTTCTCGCTAAATGCTATTTACATAGAAACGGTGGAAAGCTTTCCGGACACCACAATTACACTAACCAATGGAAGAAAGTATGTTGTTCTCGAACCGCATGAACAGGTAAGGGCGGATATTGAATCGTTTTATGCACGCATTTCGCTTCTCGGAAAAGTAAAGGCGGAGGAGGAACAGGATGGAGAATGA
- a CDS encoding response regulator, whose translation MSNRILVVDDAAFMRMMIKDILSKNGYEVVGEAENGAQAVEKYAELKPDLVTMDITMPEKDGIAALKEIKAADASAKIIMCSAMGQQAMVIDAIQAGAKDFIVKPFQADRVIEAISKVLSS comes from the coding sequence ATGAGTAATCGAATTTTAGTGGTGGATGACGCCGCATTTATGCGCATGATGATCAAGGACATTTTATCGAAGAATGGATATGAGGTAGTAGGCGAAGCTGAAAATGGTGCCCAGGCTGTTGAAAAATATGCTGAATTGAAACCGGATCTTGTAACGATGGATATCACAATGCCGGAAAAAGACGGGATTGCTGCCTTGAAAGAAATTAAAGCAGCAGATGCCAGCGCGAAGATTATCATGTGCTCAGCTATGGGGCAGCAGGCAATGGTTATTGATGCGATTCAAGCAGGAGCCAAGGATTTTATTGTCAAACCGTTTCAGGCTGATCGAGTGATCGAAGCTATTTCTAAAGTGCTTTCTTCTTAA
- the flgG gene encoding flagellar basal body rod protein FlgG, whose protein sequence is MLRSMYSGISGMKNFQTKLDVIGNNISNVNTYGFKKGRTVFKDMVSQSIAGASGANAGKGGTNPKQVGLGAQLSAIDTIQTQGSLQTTGRSLDLSISGDGFFQLTDGTNTYYSRAGNFYLDSEGTLVNSDGLAVVLEGEGLGENAKDAKSISIGADGNINYVNADGELVSAGVIQITKFSNPDGLEKVGANLFSETTNSGDAENIGAPGEEGRGSLVAGALEMSNVDLSEEFSEMIVAQRGFQANTRIITTSDEILQELMSMKR, encoded by the coding sequence ATGTTACGTTCAATGTACTCAGGAATCAGCGGAATGAAAAACTTTCAAACAAAGCTTGATGTAATCGGAAATAATATTTCAAATGTGAACACGTATGGATTTAAAAAAGGAAGAACAGTTTTTAAGGATATGGTCTCTCAATCTATTGCAGGAGCAAGTGGAGCAAATGCAGGAAAAGGCGGAACGAATCCCAAACAAGTTGGCCTTGGAGCTCAATTGTCAGCAATTGATACAATTCAAACGCAGGGTTCATTACAGACAACTGGCCGTTCACTAGATTTATCAATATCAGGAGATGGTTTTTTTCAACTAACAGACGGTACTAATACTTATTATTCAAGAGCAGGAAATTTTTATTTGGACTCTGAAGGTACTTTAGTGAATAGCGATGGCTTGGCAGTTGTCTTAGAGGGTGAGGGACTTGGGGAAAACGCCAAGGATGCTAAAAGCATCAGTATCGGGGCTGACGGAAACATTAATTATGTAAATGCTGATGGTGAGTTGGTTTCTGCGGGTGTTATTCAAATTACAAAGTTTTCTAACCCGGATGGTTTGGAAAAAGTCGGAGCTAATTTATTCAGTGAAACAACAAATTCCGGTGACGCGGAGAACATAGGAGCGCCTGGTGAAGAAGGACGTGGTTCGCTGGTAGCTGGAGCTCTTGAAATGTCTAATGTAGACCTTTCCGAAGAATTCTCAGAAATGATCGTAGCACAGCGTGGTTTCCAAGCAAATACACGTATTATTACAACATCAGATGAAATTTTACAGGAATTAATGAGCATGAAGCGTTAA
- the fliL gene encoding flagellar basal body-associated protein FliL — translation MENEQKVPKNKLLTIMIVLLAVILLAGTIAVIIILRASGGEEAQKEPSIDEVLESSVDIPEMTTNLASEDFIRISFKIQMDSKEAMEEMTKRDFQAKDIIIQKLSEMTADDLKGEAGKQKLTETLKTNLNSIMQEGKVEKVYITSYIIQ, via the coding sequence ATGGAGAATGAACAAAAAGTGCCGAAAAATAAATTACTTACTATTATGATTGTGCTGCTGGCCGTTATCCTGCTGGCCGGCACGATCGCCGTAATTATTATTTTGCGCGCGTCAGGCGGAGAAGAAGCTCAAAAAGAGCCATCTATTGATGAAGTGCTTGAATCGTCTGTGGATATTCCTGAAATGACAACAAACCTTGCTTCGGAGGACTTTATCCGTATTTCGTTTAAAATTCAAATGGACAGCAAGGAAGCGATGGAAGAAATGACAAAGCGGGACTTTCAGGCGAAAGATATCATTATTCAAAAGTTATCGGAAATGACAGCAGATGACTTAAAAGGCGAAGCCGGAAAACAGAAACTAACGGAAACGCTAAAAACAAATTTAAATAGTATTATGCAGGAAGGGAAAGTAGAGAAAGTATACATTACTTCCTATATCATTCAGTAA
- the fliQ gene encoding flagellar biosynthesis protein FliQ: MNTEMVLSLAEKGVYTTLIVCAPLLLLALGIGLIVSIFQATTQIQEQTLAFVPKIAGVLIGLIFFGPWMLEQMITYTSDIFTNLTRFVG, from the coding sequence ATGAATACAGAAATGGTTCTTTCCCTGGCTGAAAAAGGGGTATATACAACTTTAATTGTGTGCGCGCCGCTTTTGCTTCTGGCACTTGGGATCGGTTTGATTGTGAGTATTTTTCAGGCAACAACGCAAATTCAGGAGCAGACGCTTGCGTTCGTGCCAAAAATTGCGGGTGTTTTAATTGGCCTGATTTTTTTTGGCCCATGGATGCTGGAGCAAATGATCACCTATACATCGGATATTTTTACTAATTTAACGAGATTTGTTGGTTAA
- the flhA gene encoding flagellar biosynthesis protein FlhA — MKARDLSVLLSVILIVAMLIVPLPTWLLSVLIIMNISLALLVLLISMNMKEALEFSVFPSLLLLLTLFRLGLNVSTTRSILSHGEAGGVVETFGTFVVGGNVVVGMVIFVILVIIQFVVITKGAERVSEVAARFTLDAMPGKQMSIDADLNAGMISEAQARERREKVSREADFYGAMDGATKFVKGDAIAGIIMVIINLIVGMVIGVMQQDLSFAESAARYSLLTVGDGIVSQVPALLITTATGIVVTRAASNGNLGEEITAQLLRYPSMLYIAAGTIFLLGIATPITDLLTIPVAAGLAYGGYMMNRVPKPDLEDPVPSEEETEMEELKSPESVVNLLTIDPIEFEFGYGLIPLADTNQGGDLLDRIVMIRRQLALELGLVIPVVRIRDNIQLQPNEYRMKIKGSEVAGGELLLDHYLAMSPGEEDDLVEGIDTIEPSFGLPAKWITEDAKEQAEIFGYTVVDPPSVVSTHLTETIKKYANELLGRQETQQLIDHLKETYPILVDEVTPNPLSVGEVQKVLSKLLKENLSIRNLPIIFETLADYGKMTSDTDLLTEYVRQALARQITMQFADESGSLNVITLSGRIEKLIADGVQQTEHGNYLSIDPNDSQRILEATAQQVEQASFMQQSPVILCSPAIRMYVRQLLERYFPQIPVLSYNELEPSVEVQSTGVVTIE, encoded by the coding sequence ATGAAAGCAAGAGACCTCTCGGTTTTACTAAGCGTGATCTTAATTGTTGCCATGCTGATCGTTCCATTGCCAACATGGCTGTTAAGTGTGCTCATCATCATGAATATCTCTCTTGCGCTTCTCGTTTTGCTCATCTCCATGAACATGAAAGAAGCGCTGGAGTTTTCTGTGTTTCCGTCGCTCCTTTTATTGTTGACGTTATTCCGGCTTGGCCTGAATGTGTCGACAACGCGTTCCATATTGAGTCACGGCGAAGCTGGGGGCGTTGTCGAGACATTCGGGACATTCGTAGTTGGCGGTAATGTTGTAGTAGGGATGGTTATTTTCGTTATTCTGGTTATCATCCAGTTTGTTGTCATTACAAAAGGAGCCGAGCGTGTATCAGAAGTGGCAGCCCGGTTTACACTCGATGCCATGCCGGGAAAACAGATGAGTATTGATGCGGATTTGAATGCTGGGATGATTTCTGAAGCCCAGGCACGCGAGCGCCGGGAAAAAGTCAGCCGTGAAGCCGATTTTTACGGTGCGATGGATGGGGCAACAAAGTTTGTTAAAGGAGATGCGATTGCCGGTATTATTATGGTTATCATTAACTTAATTGTCGGCATGGTCATTGGTGTGATGCAGCAGGATCTATCTTTTGCTGAATCGGCTGCCCGTTATTCTCTTTTAACGGTTGGGGATGGAATCGTTTCACAAGTGCCGGCACTGCTTATTACAACCGCAACAGGTATTGTTGTGACCCGTGCAGCTTCTAATGGAAATTTAGGAGAAGAAATTACGGCACAGCTTTTACGTTATCCTTCTATGCTGTATATCGCAGCAGGAACGATTTTTCTGTTAGGCATCGCTACGCCTATTACGGATCTGTTAACTATTCCTGTTGCAGCCGGTCTTGCATATGGCGGCTATATGATGAACCGGGTACCGAAACCAGATCTGGAGGATCCGGTGCCGTCTGAAGAAGAAACAGAAATGGAAGAGTTAAAAAGTCCAGAATCTGTGGTCAACCTTTTGACCATAGACCCGATTGAATTTGAATTTGGGTATGGCTTAATTCCGCTCGCCGATACAAATCAAGGCGGAGATTTGCTTGATCGTATCGTAATGATCAGGCGCCAGCTGGCACTTGAGCTCGGCCTGGTTATTCCGGTTGTACGCATCCGGGATAATATTCAGCTTCAGCCAAATGAATATCGTATGAAAATCAAAGGCAGTGAAGTGGCAGGCGGGGAACTGCTGCTGGATCATTATCTGGCAATGAGCCCGGGTGAAGAAGATGATTTAGTAGAAGGCATTGACACGATCGAGCCATCATTCGGCCTGCCGGCAAAATGGATTACCGAAGATGCGAAGGAGCAGGCAGAAATCTTCGGCTATACCGTTGTTGATCCGCCGAGTGTTGTGTCCACTCATTTAACGGAAACGATTAAAAAGTATGCAAACGAACTTTTAGGGCGCCAGGAAACACAGCAGTTAATCGACCATTTAAAAGAAACATATCCGATTTTAGTAGATGAAGTAACACCAAATCCACTTTCTGTTGGAGAAGTGCAAAAAGTGCTGTCAAAGCTGTTGAAAGAAAACTTATCTATTCGTAATCTGCCGATCATCTTTGAAACCCTGGCTGACTATGGAAAAATGACTTCAGACACCGATTTACTAACAGAGTATGTAAGGCAGGCGCTTGCCCGCCAAATTACCATGCAGTTTGCAGATGAAAGCGGGTCATTGAACGTTATTACGCTGTCAGGAAGAATTGAAAAGCTGATTGCAGATGGTGTGCAGCAAACCGAACATGGAAACTATCTATCTATCGATCCAAATGATTCGCAGCGTATTTTAGAAGCGACGGCTCAGCAGGTTGAACAAGCATCTTTTATGCAGCAATCGCCTGTTATTCTTTGTTCTCCTGCTATTCGGATGTATGTACGGCAGCTTTTAGAGCGTTATTTTCCACAAATACCGGTGCTGTCTTATAATGAGCTTGAACCAAGTGTGGAAGTGCAAAGTACAGGGGTGGTGACCATCGAATGA
- a CDS encoding TIGR02530 family flagellar biosynthesis protein: MKAVNPIIHGVRQPIIPPAKKQSAQNTVSTFNETFKTVTATPKELIISKHAVQRLTERGIHLNETEWNLIGEKLSEAKSKGVTDSLVVLKDATLVASAQNHTIITAMNREEATAHLFTNINGAILMDTL; this comes from the coding sequence ATGAAAGCAGTCAATCCAATAATTCATGGAGTACGCCAGCCCATCATTCCGCCAGCTAAAAAGCAGTCAGCACAAAACACTGTCTCAACATTTAATGAAACCTTTAAAACGGTCACCGCAACACCAAAAGAGCTGATCATTTCCAAGCATGCCGTGCAGCGGTTAACAGAGCGGGGGATCCATTTGAATGAAACAGAATGGAACTTGATTGGCGAGAAACTTTCCGAGGCTAAGTCTAAAGGAGTAACCGATTCACTCGTTGTACTGAAAGATGCTACGCTTGTGGCAAGTGCACAAAACCATACCATTATTACGGCGATGAACCGCGAAGAAGCAACTGCACATCTTTTTACCAATATCAATGGCGCTATTCTTATGGACACACTTTAA
- a CDS encoding flagellar biosynthetic protein FliO, giving the protein MNLFIKATFALLLAFVLFSGNEIVAGAALSDKSSVQDCINNPDSCQQEQPAANNSQDNADENVTASVGVSFWEIIRVIAALAFVVALLYFLLRFVNKKSRSYQETHIVRHLGGTPLGGSRSIQVVKVGDRVLVLGVGDDVSLLKEIDDPAERGDLISRYEEQSEKMIQPAEFVSKLKERLGRQSEEKEPASFKQEFEQKMHELRKKREQAMRELADRERKQDE; this is encoded by the coding sequence ATGAACTTATTTATAAAAGCGACTTTTGCGCTTTTATTAGCGTTTGTGTTGTTTTCCGGCAATGAGATCGTTGCCGGAGCAGCACTTTCCGATAAAAGTAGTGTACAAGATTGCATAAACAATCCAGATTCGTGCCAGCAGGAACAGCCGGCCGCGAACAACAGCCAGGATAATGCTGATGAAAATGTCACCGCTTCAGTCGGGGTCAGTTTTTGGGAAATTATTCGGGTGATTGCGGCACTTGCTTTTGTAGTGGCGCTTCTTTATTTTCTGCTTCGGTTTGTGAATAAAAAAAGCCGTTCTTACCAGGAAACGCATATTGTCCGGCATTTAGGCGGTACGCCGCTTGGAGGCAGCCGGTCCATTCAAGTTGTAAAAGTAGGAGATCGCGTCCTGGTTTTAGGAGTAGGAGACGATGTATCCCTTTTAAAAGAAATTGACGATCCGGCTGAGCGGGGTGACTTAATTAGCCGCTATGAAGAACAATCAGAGAAAATGATTCAGCCTGCTGAATTTGTGAGCAAGCTGAAAGAACGGCTGGGCAGACAGAGCGAAGAAAAAGAACCTGCTTCATTCAAGCAGGAATTTGAACAAAAAATGCATGAGCTCAGAAAAAAACGGGAGCAGGCTATGCGGGAATTGGCAGACAGGGAGCGGAAACAAGATGAATGA
- the fliP gene encoding flagellar type III secretion system pore protein FliP (The bacterial flagellar biogenesis protein FliP forms a type III secretion system (T3SS)-type pore required for flagellar assembly.), translating into MNEFMEIFNSSDPENVSTSVKLLLMLTVLSLAPSILILMTCFTRIVIVLSFVRTALGTQQMPPTQVLLGLSLFLTFFIMSPVLQEVNEEALTPLFNEEINLEEAYSLASGPFKEFMSEQTRQKDLQLFLDYTQAEQPKSIDDIPLTTLVPAFALSEIKTAFQIGFMIFIPFLVIDMIVASVLMSMGMMMLPPVMISLPFKILLFVLIDGWYLVIESLLQSF; encoded by the coding sequence ATGAATGAATTTATGGAAATATTTAATTCAAGCGACCCGGAAAATGTATCAACATCTGTTAAATTGCTGCTAATGTTAACCGTTTTATCCCTGGCGCCGAGTATCTTAATTCTCATGACTTGTTTTACACGAATTGTCATTGTGTTATCGTTTGTCAGGACAGCTCTCGGCACGCAGCAAATGCCGCCAACACAGGTTTTACTTGGACTTTCCCTTTTTTTAACCTTTTTTATTATGTCTCCGGTTTTACAGGAAGTGAATGAAGAAGCATTAACACCGCTTTTCAATGAAGAAATCAATCTTGAAGAAGCATACTCGCTGGCGAGCGGCCCATTTAAAGAATTTATGAGCGAGCAGACCCGTCAAAAAGATTTACAGTTGTTTTTGGATTACACTCAGGCAGAGCAGCCGAAATCGATTGACGACATTCCGCTGACAACGCTTGTGCCGGCTTTTGCACTAAGCGAAATCAAAACGGCTTTTCAAATTGGTTTTATGATTTTTATTCCGTTTCTTGTAATCGACATGATTGTGGCAAGTGTCCTTATGTCTATGGGAATGATGATGCTGCCGCCCGTTATGATTTCCCTTCCTTTTAAAATCCTGCTGTTTGTTTTAATTGATGGGTGGTATCTCGTAATAGAATCCTTGCTTCAAAGCTTTTAG